Proteins encoded by one window of Streptomyces sp. NBC_01571:
- a CDS encoding TerD family protein, which produces MNGLNKGIRKVELAVKWDPSPVGEPATDLDIIAATYGADDPYGSPAYVVHFDSRSPDGTIYLNRDSKDGKGFGWDEVMTLELDRLNSRYIRVVVGVLIQQRSGHKAFVGVLNPGLRMREGYTVLAEDNFGDVLAATAATVGEFVRDDSGEWTFHPGIHGYDTTPAAFPAIMGRRHES; this is translated from the coding sequence ATGAACGGTCTCAACAAGGGGATCCGTAAGGTCGAGCTCGCGGTGAAATGGGACCCCAGTCCCGTCGGCGAGCCCGCGACCGACCTCGACATCATCGCGGCGACCTACGGGGCGGACGACCCGTACGGAAGTCCCGCCTACGTGGTGCACTTCGACAGCCGCTCGCCGGACGGCACGATCTACCTCAACCGGGACAGCAAGGACGGCAAGGGCTTCGGCTGGGACGAGGTCATGACCCTGGAGCTGGACCGCCTCAACAGCCGCTACATACGCGTGGTGGTCGGCGTCCTGATCCAGCAGCGCTCCGGCCACAAGGCGTTCGTCGGCGTGCTCAACCCCGGTCTGCGCATGCGCGAGGGCTACACCGTCCTGGCGGAGGACAACTTCGGCGATGTCCTGGCCGCGACGGCCGCGACGGTCGGCGAGTTCGTCCGCGACGACTCCGGGGAGTGGACCTTCCACCCGGGGATCCACGGCTACGACACGACCCCGGCGGCGTTCCCCGCGATCATGGGCCGTCGGCACGAGTCCTGA
- a CDS encoding YdbC family protein produces MLVNWIRCTVVDRRGFERGQRKWAGLLGEPGFRGQGGGWSRGRPGVAHLFTFWESRAFYDSFMARSHDRLATAQAGTFKDAQVKLFDHRFDVKTGFEPRFTDTDLLRVAHCHVHEERAEHFALMQEKVWNPAMAGSPGMVRGLFGEAPGHEFLILSMWLSAAEHGKYRAERVERLTLRAQTETDVAALAGDIVALEPAWTV; encoded by the coding sequence GTGCTGGTCAACTGGATTCGCTGCACCGTGGTGGACCGCCGCGGTTTCGAGCGCGGGCAGCGAAAGTGGGCGGGGCTTCTGGGCGAGCCGGGATTCCGGGGACAGGGCGGGGGCTGGAGCCGGGGGCGGCCCGGAGTGGCGCACCTCTTCACCTTCTGGGAGAGCCGTGCCTTCTACGACTCCTTCATGGCCCGCTCGCACGATCGGCTCGCCACCGCTCAGGCCGGGACCTTCAAGGACGCGCAGGTCAAGCTCTTCGATCACCGGTTCGATGTGAAGACCGGGTTCGAACCGCGCTTCACGGACACCGACCTGCTGAGGGTGGCCCACTGTCATGTCCACGAGGAACGGGCCGAGCACTTCGCGCTGATGCAGGAGAAGGTCTGGAACCCGGCGATGGCCGGTTCCCCCGGCATGGTGCGGGGCCTGTTCGGCGAGGCGCCGGGCCACGAGTTCCTGATCCTGTCCATGTGGCTGTCGGCCGCCGAGCACGGCAAGTACCGCGCCGAGCGTGTCGAACGGCTCACGTTGCGTGCCCAGACGGAGACCGACGTCGCGGCCCTCGCGGGCGACATAGTGGCGCTGGAACCCGCCTGGACCGTCTGA
- a CDS encoding histidine phosphatase family protein — protein sequence MVRPRRIVLVRHGESAGNADDTVYEREPDHALPLTEKGWQQAEETGKRLREVLGRERVSVYVSPYRRTHETLRAFHLDPELMRVREEPRLREQDWGNWQDRDDVRLQKAYRDAYGHFFYRFAQGESGADVYDRVGGFLESLYRSFEAPDHPPNVLLVTHGLAMRLFCMRWFHWTVAEFEALSNPGNAEMRMLVLGDDDKYTLDRPFERWRDPEPYGVSGIEWQGDDR from the coding sequence ATGGTAAGACCACGGCGCATCGTCCTTGTCCGGCACGGCGAGTCAGCGGGCAACGCGGATGACACCGTGTACGAACGCGAACCCGACCACGCTCTGCCGCTCACCGAGAAGGGGTGGCAGCAGGCCGAGGAGACCGGAAAACGGTTGCGGGAGGTGCTGGGACGGGAGCGTGTCAGCGTGTACGTGTCCCCGTACCGGCGTACGCACGAGACACTCCGTGCCTTTCACCTCGACCCCGAGCTCATGCGGGTGCGCGAGGAGCCCCGGCTGCGCGAGCAGGACTGGGGCAACTGGCAGGACCGCGACGACGTGCGCCTTCAGAAGGCGTACCGGGATGCGTACGGGCACTTCTTCTACCGTTTCGCCCAGGGTGAGTCCGGCGCCGACGTGTACGACCGGGTCGGCGGCTTCCTGGAGAGCCTCTACCGCAGCTTCGAGGCGCCCGACCACCCGCCGAACGTGCTCCTGGTGACCCACGGTCTGGCCATGCGCCTGTTCTGCATGCGCTGGTTCCACTGGACGGTCGCCGAGTTCGAGGCGCTGTCGAATCCGGGGAACGCGGAGATGCGGATGCTCGTTCTCGGCGACGACGACAAGTACACCCTCGACCGCCCGTTCGAGCGCTGGCGTGATCCGGAGCCGTACGGGGTCAGCGGGATAGAGTGGCAGGGCGATGACCGCTGA
- a CDS encoding ADP-ribosylglycohydrolase family protein produces the protein MTADTSPDARMGRALASLRGLAVGDALGSQFFVPAHYPLLKRRDLPPGTWQWTDDTEMASSVVAVLSRHRRIDQDELARSFAEHHDFDRGYGPAVNRLLRQVREGGDWRQLASALFKGQGSWGNGAAMRIAPLGAWYADDPEQAVHQAEISAYPTHQHREAVVGAMAVAAAAALAADPAGPPSPEALLDGVIGLVPRSAVGAGLRRARDMLDYGDTATVAAVLGCGRRTTAHDTVPFALWSAARTLGDYEAAFWATAQVGGDMDTTCAIVGGVVASGKAGTPPGEWVARTESLPQWMAVAA, from the coding sequence ATGACCGCTGACACCTCTCCCGACGCACGCATGGGCCGCGCCCTGGCCAGCCTGCGCGGACTCGCGGTGGGGGACGCGCTGGGCTCACAGTTCTTCGTGCCGGCGCACTACCCGCTGCTCAAGCGCCGCGACCTTCCGCCCGGCACCTGGCAGTGGACGGACGACACCGAGATGGCCTCCTCCGTGGTGGCCGTCCTGTCCCGGCACCGCCGCATCGACCAGGACGAGCTGGCCCGCTCCTTCGCCGAGCACCACGACTTCGACCGCGGTTACGGCCCCGCCGTCAACCGGCTGTTGCGGCAGGTCCGGGAAGGCGGCGACTGGCGACAGCTGGCCTCCGCCCTCTTCAAGGGACAAGGCTCGTGGGGCAACGGCGCGGCGATGCGGATCGCCCCCCTGGGGGCCTGGTACGCGGACGACCCCGAGCAGGCGGTCCACCAGGCGGAGATCTCGGCGTACCCCACCCACCAGCACCGCGAGGCCGTCGTCGGCGCCATGGCCGTCGCCGCGGCCGCCGCCCTGGCGGCCGACCCGGCGGGGCCACCGAGCCCCGAGGCGCTGCTCGACGGCGTCATCGGGCTCGTGCCGCGCAGCGCCGTGGGCGCGGGGCTGCGCCGGGCCCGGGACATGCTCGACTACGGGGACACCGCGACGGTCGCGGCCGTACTGGGATGCGGGCGGCGCACGACGGCGCACGACACGGTGCCGTTCGCGCTCTGGTCGGCGGCTCGGACCCTCGGAGACTACGAAGCGGCCTTCTGGGCGACGGCCCAGGTGGGCGGCGACATGGACACGACCTGTGCCATCGTCGGCGGGGTGGTCGCCTCCGGGAAGGCGGGGACGCCACCGGGGGAGTGGGTGGCACGGACGGAGAGCCTGCCGCAGTGGATGGCTGTCGCGGCGTAG
- a CDS encoding MFS transporter encodes MTTSQLIPDSKPGAARREGHPGLALAVIAACQLMVVLDATIVNIALPHIQDALNFSTTDLTWVVSAYTLTFGGLLLLGGRAGDILGRRRVFMTGILLFTLASLLGGLAQEPWQLLAARALQGVGGAIASPTALALITTTFPEGPERNRAFAVFAGVSAGGGAIGLLAGGMLTEWLDWRWVLFVNVPIGVLIAVLAPMYINESERHPGRFDIAGALTSTAGMATLVYGFIRSAAEGWRDSLTIGSFVAALLLLLAFAFTETRAKEPITPLKMFANRNRSGTYVIMLSLAAAMFGMFFFIVLFVQNVLGYTPIQAGLAFLPVTAAIGIGAALSQRFLPVLGPKPFMMAGSALVAIGLGWLTFMSPDSTYVGGILGPMLLFAFGMGLNFVTLTVTAVSGVDQREAGAASGLLNVTQQVGGSLGLSILTTVFGSASRDEAKKQVPKFLTGSSPEQKAEFAKTHQLPAPWGHDVLAHGISTAFVPAVAMAVLALITASVVIRVRKSDLDALAGTAGPAGV; translated from the coding sequence GTGACAACCTCTCAGTTGATTCCGGATTCGAAGCCAGGAGCGGCCCGTCGGGAAGGACATCCCGGCCTCGCGCTCGCCGTCATCGCGGCCTGCCAACTCATGGTGGTACTCGACGCGACGATTGTGAACATCGCCCTCCCGCATATTCAAGACGCGCTCAATTTCAGCACGACCGACCTGACCTGGGTGGTCAGCGCGTACACCCTCACCTTCGGTGGCCTGCTGCTTCTCGGCGGCAGGGCAGGTGACATCCTCGGTCGCCGCCGGGTCTTCATGACCGGCATCCTGCTCTTCACGCTCGCCTCGCTGCTCGGCGGACTCGCCCAGGAACCCTGGCAGTTGCTGGCGGCGCGCGCCCTTCAGGGCGTGGGTGGCGCGATCGCGTCGCCCACCGCTCTGGCGCTCATCACCACGACCTTCCCCGAAGGCCCGGAACGGAACAGGGCCTTCGCCGTGTTCGCCGGGGTCTCCGCGGGCGGTGGCGCGATCGGGCTCCTCGCGGGCGGCATGCTCACCGAGTGGCTCGACTGGCGCTGGGTGCTCTTCGTCAACGTGCCCATCGGTGTGCTGATAGCCGTGCTCGCGCCGATGTACATCAACGAGTCCGAGCGCCATCCCGGACGGTTCGACATCGCGGGCGCGCTGACCTCGACGGCCGGTATGGCCACCCTCGTGTACGGATTCATCCGCTCCGCGGCGGAGGGCTGGCGGGACAGCCTCACCATCGGGTCGTTCGTCGCGGCACTTCTCCTGCTGCTGGCCTTCGCCTTCACCGAAACCCGGGCGAAGGAGCCGATCACCCCGCTGAAGATGTTCGCCAACCGCAACCGCTCGGGCACGTACGTGATCATGCTCAGTCTGGCCGCGGCGATGTTCGGGATGTTCTTCTTCATCGTTCTGTTCGTGCAGAACGTGCTGGGTTACACCCCGATCCAGGCGGGCCTGGCCTTCCTCCCGGTGACGGCGGCGATAGGCATCGGCGCGGCTCTCTCGCAGCGGTTCCTTCCGGTGCTGGGGCCCAAGCCCTTCATGATGGCCGGTTCCGCCCTCGTCGCGATCGGGCTCGGCTGGCTGACCTTCATGAGCCCCGACAGCACCTACGTCGGCGGGATTCTCGGCCCGATGCTGCTCTTCGCCTTCGGTATGGGTCTGAACTTCGTGACCCTGACCGTCACCGCGGTCTCCGGCGTGGACCAGCGCGAGGCGGGCGCCGCGTCCGGGCTTCTCAACGTCACGCAGCAGGTGGGCGGCTCGCTCGGTCTCTCCATCCTGACCACGGTCTTCGGCTCCGCGAGCCGGGACGAGGCGAAGAAGCAGGTGCCGAAGTTCCTGACCGGCTCCTCGCCGGAACAGAAGGCGGAGTTCGCCAAGACGCATCAACTGCCCGCGCCCTGGGGCCACGACGTGCTCGCCCACGGCATCTCGACGGCCTTCGTCCCGGCCGTCGCGATGGCCGTACTGGCCCTGATCACCGCCTCCGTGGTGATCCGCGTCCGCAAGAGCGACCTGGACGCCCTCGCCGGCACGGCGGGACCGGCCGGAGTCTGA
- a CDS encoding TetR/AcrR family transcriptional regulator, whose translation MVTSRWTAAPAQAASLRRRGAVLERAILEATLEQLSTVGWSGLTMEGVAARAQTGKAAVYRRWPSKEDLVADALKAGLPSLTEAPDLGSVREDLLELCRLVREAMYSQPGFALRSVLHECDVAQAERFHGVILGGVIEPTTHLLQDIVHRGIERGEVRPDAANAYVFDAIPAMMMYRSKVCASEWGERDLEEMIDQLMVPLLRRDGG comes from the coding sequence ATGGTTACTTCGCGTTGGACGGCCGCCCCCGCTCAGGCGGCCTCCCTGCGCCGACGCGGTGCTGTGCTCGAACGCGCGATCCTCGAGGCCACGCTGGAGCAGCTCAGTACGGTCGGCTGGAGCGGCCTCACCATGGAGGGTGTCGCCGCGCGGGCCCAGACCGGAAAGGCCGCGGTCTACCGTCGCTGGCCCTCCAAGGAGGATCTTGTCGCGGACGCGCTGAAGGCCGGACTGCCGAGCCTGACCGAGGCCCCCGACCTGGGGAGTGTCCGGGAGGACCTGCTGGAGCTGTGCCGGCTGGTGCGGGAGGCGATGTACTCGCAGCCCGGATTCGCCCTGCGTTCGGTACTTCACGAATGCGACGTGGCCCAGGCCGAGCGCTTCCACGGCGTGATTCTCGGCGGGGTCATCGAGCCGACGACGCACCTGCTGCAGGACATCGTCCACCGCGGTATCGAGCGGGGAGAGGTGCGTCCGGACGCCGCGAACGCGTACGTCTTCGACGCCATTCCGGCGATGATGATGTACCGCTCCAAGGTGTGCGCGAGCGAATGGGGCGAGCGGGATCTGGAAGAGATGATCGACCAGCTGATGGTTCCGCTGCTGCGGCGCGACGGTGGCTGA
- a CDS encoding ribonuclease HII codes for MPYEPPTHTVERSLRATTGAKIIAGVDEVGRGAWAGPVTVCAAVTGLRRPPEGLTDSKLLTVKRRTVLAVELEKWVTSYALGHASPEEIDELGMTAALRLAAVRALETLPVRPDAVILDGKHDYLGSPWRVRTVIKGDQSCVAVAAASVIAKVQRDKMMAELGVDHADFGFAANAGYPSPVHKAALAERGPTPYHRLTWAYLDALPQWRHLKKVRGWADGSGPEIEGQLGFDF; via the coding sequence ATGCCGTACGAACCACCCACCCACACTGTCGAGCGCTCCCTCCGCGCCACGACCGGAGCGAAGATCATCGCCGGTGTCGACGAGGTGGGCCGCGGTGCATGGGCCGGCCCGGTCACCGTCTGCGCCGCGGTCACGGGGCTGCGCCGTCCCCCCGAAGGTCTCACCGACTCCAAGCTCCTCACCGTCAAGCGGCGAACCGTCCTGGCCGTGGAGCTCGAGAAGTGGGTGACGTCGTACGCCCTGGGGCATGCCTCCCCGGAGGAGATCGACGAGCTGGGGATGACGGCGGCCCTGCGCCTCGCGGCAGTGCGGGCCCTGGAGACCTTGCCCGTCCGGCCCGACGCGGTCATCCTCGATGGGAAGCACGACTATCTCGGGTCGCCGTGGCGGGTCCGCACGGTGATCAAGGGTGACCAGTCCTGTGTGGCCGTCGCGGCGGCCTCGGTGATCGCGAAGGTTCAGCGCGACAAAATGATGGCCGAACTGGGTGTCGACCATGCAGACTTCGGTTTTGCGGCCAACGCCGGGTATCCGTCTCCCGTGCACAAGGCCGCACTGGCGGAGCGGGGCCCCACCCCGTACCACCGGCTGACATGGGCGTATCTTGATGCGCTGCCCCAGTGGCGGCACCTCAAGAAGGTCCGCGGCTGGGCGGACGGAAGCGGTCCGGAGATCGAGGGGCAGCTCGGCTTCGATTTCTGA
- a CDS encoding RecQ family ATP-dependent DNA helicase: MTNEDPRPTSGEDLRIAADAVLARLVGAPAGKARLREDQWRAIEALVADKRRALVVQRTGWGKSAVYFVATALLRERGAGPTVIVSPLLALMRNQVEAAARAGIHARSINSSNTEEWETIQAEVAASEVDVLLVSPERLNNPDFRDQVLPKLAAATGLLVVDEAHCISDWGHDFRPDYRRLRTMLADLPPGVPVLATTATANARVTADVAEQLGTGASTDALVLRGPLDRESLSLGVLQLPDAAHRMAWLAEHLGDLPGSGIIYTLTVAAAEEVTAFLRQAGHTVASYTGKTENADRQQAEEDLLANRVKALVATSALGMGFDKPDLGFVVHLGSPSSPIAYYQQVGRAGRGVKHAEVLLLPGKEDQAIWQYFASIAFPPEEQVRRTLDVLARADRPLSLPALEPLVELRRSRLETMLKVLDVDGAVRRVQGGWISTGVPWTYDSERYAWVAKQRAAEQQAMRDYVSTTGCRMEFLRRQLDDERAAPCGRCDTCAGARFEASVSSSALDAANGELSRAGVDVEPRKMWPTGLPAVGVDLKGRIPAGEQAASGRALGRLSDIGWGNRLRPLLARQAPDGPVPDDVAKAVVGVLTDWAKGPGGWASGRPDAQPRPVGVVTMASRTRPQLIQSLGARIAEIGRLPLLGSVEYVGEASQLSRSNSAQRLKVLDGSLTVPPSLAEALRAGAGPVLLVDDATETGWTLAVAARLLRRSGAQGVLPLVLAVQA, encoded by the coding sequence ATGACCAACGAAGACCCGCGACCCACGTCCGGCGAAGACCTGCGCATCGCGGCCGATGCCGTACTCGCCCGCCTCGTCGGCGCCCCGGCGGGCAAGGCCCGGTTGCGCGAGGACCAGTGGCGCGCCATCGAGGCCCTGGTGGCCGACAAGCGCAGAGCGCTGGTCGTGCAGCGCACCGGCTGGGGCAAGTCCGCGGTGTACTTCGTCGCGACCGCGCTGCTGCGCGAGCGGGGTGCCGGGCCCACCGTCATCGTCTCCCCGCTCCTCGCCCTGATGCGCAACCAGGTGGAGGCGGCGGCCCGCGCCGGCATCCACGCGCGAAGCATCAACTCGTCCAACACGGAGGAGTGGGAGACCATCCAGGCCGAGGTGGCCGCGAGCGAGGTCGACGTGCTCCTGGTGAGCCCCGAGCGGCTCAACAATCCGGACTTCCGCGATCAGGTGCTGCCCAAGCTGGCGGCGGCGACCGGCCTGCTCGTGGTCGACGAGGCCCACTGCATCTCCGACTGGGGGCACGACTTCCGGCCGGACTACCGCAGGCTGCGCACGATGCTCGCCGATCTCCCGCCCGGCGTTCCCGTCCTGGCGACCACGGCGACGGCCAACGCGCGCGTAACCGCGGATGTGGCCGAGCAGCTGGGCACGGGTGCGAGCACGGACGCGCTGGTCCTGCGCGGACCGCTGGACCGGGAGAGCCTGAGTCTCGGCGTGCTGCAGTTGCCGGACGCGGCCCACCGGATGGCCTGGCTCGCCGAGCACCTCGGCGACCTGCCGGGTTCCGGCATCATCTACACGCTCACCGTGGCCGCGGCCGAGGAGGTCACCGCTTTCCTCCGCCAGGCCGGGCACACGGTGGCGTCGTACACAGGGAAGACGGAGAACGCGGACCGGCAGCAGGCCGAGGAGGACCTGCTCGCCAACCGGGTCAAGGCCCTGGTCGCCACGTCGGCGCTGGGCATGGGTTTCGACAAACCCGACCTCGGATTCGTGGTGCACCTGGGCTCCCCCTCCTCTCCCATCGCGTACTACCAGCAGGTGGGACGCGCGGGCCGCGGCGTGAAGCACGCCGAAGTGCTCCTGCTGCCGGGCAAGGAGGACCAGGCGATCTGGCAGTACTTCGCGTCGATCGCCTTCCCTCCGGAGGAGCAGGTGCGCCGCACCCTGGACGTCCTGGCCCGCGCCGACAGGCCGCTCTCGCTGCCCGCCCTCGAACCCCTGGTGGAGCTGCGCCGGTCCCGTCTGGAGACGATGCTCAAGGTGCTCGACGTGGACGGAGCGGTACGACGTGTCCAGGGCGGCTGGATCTCCACAGGCGTTCCCTGGACGTACGACAGCGAGCGCTACGCGTGGGTGGCCAAGCAGCGGGCCGCCGAGCAGCAGGCGATGCGCGACTACGTCTCGACGACCGGCTGCCGGATGGAATTCCTGCGGCGACAGCTGGACGACGAGCGAGCCGCTCCGTGCGGGCGCTGCGACACCTGTGCGGGAGCCCGGTTCGAGGCCTCCGTCTCCTCGTCGGCACTCGACGCCGCCAACGGCGAGCTGAGCCGCGCGGGTGTCGATGTCGAGCCCCGCAAGATGTGGCCGACGGGCCTGCCCGCGGTCGGCGTCGACCTGAAGGGCCGTATCCCGGCGGGCGAACAGGCCGCATCGGGGCGCGCCCTGGGACGGCTCTCGGACATCGGCTGGGGCAACCGGCTGCGTCCCCTGCTCGCTCGCCAGGCCCCCGACGGACCCGTGCCGGACGATGTGGCGAAGGCCGTGGTCGGTGTGCTGACCGACTGGGCGAAGGGGCCCGGCGGCTGGGCGTCGGGGCGGCCCGACGCGCAGCCGCGCCCCGTGGGCGTCGTCACCATGGCGTCGCGCACGCGTCCGCAGCTGATCCAGTCGCTGGGCGCACGGATCGCGGAGATCGGCCGGCTGCCGCTGCTGGGGTCCGTGGAGTACGTCGGCGAGGCCTCGCAGCTCTCGCGGAGCAACAGCGCTCAGCGTCTCAAGGTTCTCGACGGGTCACTGACCGTGCCTCCCTCATTGGCCGAGGCACTCCGAGCGGGGGCCGGCCCGGTGCTGCTCGTGGACGACGCGACGGAGACCGGATGGACCCTCGCGGTCGCCGCGCGACTCCTCCGCCGGTCCGGGGCGCAGGGAGTGTTGCCGCTGGTCCTGGCCGTACAGGCGTGA
- a CDS encoding DUF4192 domain-containing protein, which yields MTNHSEAAGASGDSDISGRGGHGGDGALGGRDDGGARGGHDEYGAHGTRGGGWEKRSGHDGRDLPVGHQVTLRTPAELADALPYLLGYRPEDSIVLAALHDGEKRGRFGGRARLGIPAQADDWPSVAEQLAHGLVKGSERRGARPGGMVAYLCQEPGSGESGRDVMERLRPLAQLLRTACGRLDVPVIEALCISDGRFWSYCCPGQGCCSPEGEAMGLPGTSVLAAAATYAGLQVRGSLRELTARLVPWERGAAVDQETALDAANRTLIPRILDDESRAALSEETLEQARRLLKRFAAAPPVSGIRPADLRDDGLLTAEEAATLILGLQDRTTRDRAAEWMEGDEAGPALRLWRALARRCVGSYGEHAAAPLALAGWVAWSSGDELEAREALAMALGADPDYLFARLLHQACNEGLDPESIRRCLRAERTGRPGAEEGRPSGGDHAAPPDAAEPAPESGASTPAGSSGVTAGPSGAAARRRRRARPAGHGGTRPSRRSLGARGLPAVRPAEDTSPTGDGPARAFGRTSDRARARREGGRQGVGEET from the coding sequence ATGACGAATCACAGCGAAGCGGCCGGTGCGTCCGGCGACAGTGACATCAGCGGGCGCGGTGGGCACGGGGGAGACGGTGCGCTTGGCGGACGCGATGACGGCGGTGCGCGCGGCGGACATGACGAGTACGGCGCCCACGGCACCCGCGGCGGAGGGTGGGAGAAGCGGTCCGGGCACGACGGACGCGATCTGCCCGTCGGGCACCAGGTCACCCTGCGGACACCGGCCGAGCTGGCGGACGCCCTGCCGTACCTGCTCGGGTACCGGCCGGAGGACAGCATCGTGCTCGCCGCCCTGCACGACGGGGAGAAGCGGGGCCGCTTCGGCGGGCGGGCGCGGCTCGGCATCCCGGCCCAGGCGGACGACTGGCCGTCCGTGGCCGAGCAACTGGCGCACGGGCTGGTGAAGGGGAGCGAGCGCAGAGGTGCCCGGCCCGGGGGCATGGTCGCGTACCTCTGCCAGGAGCCCGGGAGTGGCGAGTCGGGCCGGGACGTCATGGAGCGTCTGCGCCCGCTCGCCCAGTTGCTGCGGACGGCCTGCGGCCGCCTCGACGTCCCGGTGATCGAGGCCCTCTGCATCTCCGACGGCCGCTTCTGGTCGTACTGCTGCCCAGGCCAGGGATGCTGCTCGCCCGAGGGGGAGGCCATGGGCCTGCCCGGCACCTCCGTCCTCGCCGCCGCGGCGACCTACGCGGGCCTTCAGGTGCGCGGATCCCTCCGGGAGCTCACGGCTCGCCTCGTCCCCTGGGAGCGCGGGGCCGCCGTGGACCAGGAGACGGCGCTCGACGCGGCGAACAGGACTCTGATCCCCCGGATCCTCGACGACGAGAGCCGCGCGGCCCTGTCCGAGGAGACTCTCGAACAGGCGCGACGGCTCCTGAAGCGGTTCGCGGCCGCCCCGCCCGTCTCCGGCATCCGTCCGGCCGACCTCCGCGACGACGGACTCCTGACAGCCGAGGAGGCCGCCACCCTGATCCTCGGCCTTCAGGACCGTACGACCCGTGACCGAGCCGCCGAGTGGATGGAGGGCGACGAGGCAGGGCCTGCCCTGCGTCTCTGGCGAGCGCTGGCCCGCCGCTGCGTCGGCTCCTACGGAGAGCACGCCGCGGCCCCTCTCGCCCTCGCCGGATGGGTCGCCTGGTCGAGCGGTGACGAACTGGAGGCCCGGGAGGCCCTGGCCATGGCACTGGGCGCCGATCCCGACTACCTCTTCGCGCGGCTTCTGCATCAGGCCTGCAACGAGGGACTGGACCCCGAGTCGATCCGCCGTTGCCTGCGCGCGGAGCGCACCGGCCGGCCGGGGGCGGAAGAGGGACGGCCGTCGGGAGGCGACCACGCGGCACCACCCGACGCCGCGGAGCCGGCACCGGAATCGGGAGCATCGACTCCTGCCGGATCGTCCGGCGTCACGGCAGGGCCCTCCGGGGCGGCTGCCCGCCGTCGGCGGAGGGCGCGACCGGCGGGGCACGGGGGAACGCGACCGAGCCGCCGCTCTCTCGGGGCGCGCGGTCTGCCAGCTGTCCGGCCCGCCGAGGACACCTCGCCCACCGGGGACGGACCGGCGCGGGCGTTCGGGCGGACGAGTGATCGGGCGCGGGCTCGCCGCGAAGGTGGTCGTCAGGGTGTGGGGGAGGAGACATGA